The genomic window GATGATCACCCACGTGCCCAGCCCCTTGCCGGCCAGGTCCTCGATCCGCCGCGCAATCGTGTTGATGAAGACGATGCTGGTCAGGACGCTGAGCGCGAACAGGAACGGGCCCAGGTGCGCCCGCAGCATGTATCGTGTGAGAATTCGCATATCGTCCCGGCGGCGGTCCGGGAGGCCCCGGATCGGGCCAGCACCGGCAAACGCGAAACACTACCCGCGGCCTCCGTGTCATACAAGACGACCGCGCTTCCGTGGTACACGGGCCGGCATGCATCGTTCGACGCCGTTCGGCGGCCAACCCGGTGGCGCGCGCCGCTATGGCCCGGCCCCGCAATCGACCCTAGCTTCGTGCGCATGATCGAGACCCCCTGGAATACGACGTCCCTGCGCCGCCACCGCGGCGCGATGCCCCGCCGTCCGGGGCGCGCGGAACCCGTTGCGACGGGTGCGGCGGGCGAGCCCTTTCGCCGCCGCGCAGCGCACGCGCTGTGCGCCGTGGCCGTGCTCATCCTGCTGCTCGTGACCGGCGCATGCGCCAACGGCAACGAGGGCAGCGGCCAGATCGCTGCGGCTGACGTGCCCGCATTCGACGCCGACAGCGCCCACGCGCTGCTTCGCCGGCAGGTAGAGTTCGGACCACGCGTCCCGGGCACGCCCGGTCATGCGGAGCAGCTGCAGTGGATGGTCGAGTACCTGCGCGAGCGCGCTGACTCGGTCATCGTGCAGAGCTTCGACCAGCCGATCGAGGGTGCGGAGCCGCTCCGGCTGCACAACGTCTTCGCCCGCTTCGCTCCCGAGAACCCCACCCGTATCCTCCTCGCCGCACACTGGGATACGCGGCCCGTGTCGGACCAGGAGGACGACGAGGCCCGCCAGCAGCTGCCGGTCGCCGGCGCGAACGACGGCGCCTCGGGCGTCGCCGTGCTGCTCGCACTCGCGGACATGTTCGCGGCGCAGCCACCGCCGATCGGCGTCGACATCCTGCTGACGGACGGCGAGGACTTCGCCACGGAGCCCGGCGACTACGACAACATGTATCTCGGCGCGAAATACTTCGCGGCCAACCAGCCGGCCGGCTATGCACCGCTGTACGGCATCCTCGTCGACCTCGTCGGCGATACGAACCCTCGCTTCGAGATGGAGGGCTACTCGCTGCAGTACGCGCCCGAGGTCGTGCAGCGCGTGTGGCGCATGGCAGAGGGAATCGGCTACGGCAACATCTTCGTGCGCAGCAGCGGCATGTCCGTCATGGACGACCACGTGCCGCTCAACCAGGGTGGCATCCGCACGATCGACATCATCGACATGGATTACGGCCCCAACAACGCGTACTGGCACTCGCAGAACGACGTCGTGGAGAACACGTCGTCGCGCGGGCTGGGCGCGGTGGGTGACGTCATCGCGGCGTTGATCTACCGGGGAGGGTAGGGCAGCGAACCGACGTGATTGGCGGTTCGTGGCGTAACCAGGTTGACTGCACTCCTGCGAGCACTGCGCAGCGATCAGCGCTGGGACGCCTCGCGGCGTGATGCGAGGCCAGCGCCCGGCGCCGGCCTCGCCACTCCCTAGTTCCAGTTGTCGATCTTCAGATCTCGCGGCGAGGGGCGGCCCGTACCGGTTTCGACATACGCTCGGAGGCTGAGCAGGAACGTCGCCCACTTCATGCTGCAGTGCGAGGTGAACTCCACGGCTTCGCGCCAGTTGCGGTGGCCGAACAGCACGATCGTCGTGCCGTCCTCCTGCGTCAGCCGGTACGTGATGTCCGTGCCCACCCACTCCGGCGGGCCTTCCACGCAGCGCCACCTCACCTGCGCATCGCCGTCCGGCTGCTGCACCTCCATTACCATCCGACCTTTGACCGCATCGTGGTCGCGGAACACGAACTCGATGCGCCCGCCAACCGCGCTGTCGCCGCTGACGTCCTCCGTCCACCACCCCGCCAGCCCGTCGATCGACGACAGGGCCTGCCGCACGGGCTCCACAGGGGAATCGATTCCGATCCGATGAATGATGTCGACCATTTGCAGCCTCCCCACCTTGAATGTTGATGCACAGCCACCACCGGCTGCCCGGACCGTTACCGGCCCTGCGCAACAGTAGAAATATCACTTGCAAAACGCAAGTGACATGGGTAGAGTTGAGGGGCAGCTGACCAGGAGAGTGCAATGAGAAAGCGGAAGGGCGGGCCGAGATCACACTGCCCGGTCAACTACGGCCTGGAAGCGTTCGGCGACCCGTGGGCCCTGCTGATCCTGCGCGACATCGTGTTCCGCGGAAAGCGGACGTACGGCGAGTTCCTGCGGGCGGAGGAAGGCTGGGCGACGAACATCCTGGCCTCCCGGCTGGAGCACCTGGTCAGTGTCGGCATCCTGCGACGCGACCCGGATGAAAGCGACGGTCGCAGGGACATTTACTCTCTGACGGACAAGGGGCTGGACGTGATCCCGGTGATTCTCGAGATGGTGCTCTGGAGCGCGAAGTACGATGCCGACTCCGAGGCGCGCCGGATCCCGCGGCTGATCGAGTCGATCCGGTCAGACAATCGCGCCACGTTCGAGGAAGTCCGGGAGCGGGTGCGCAGCGGAGAGGGGATCGTGAAGTACTACGTCGAGTAGGGCGAGTCAGGTCGCCCCGGGTCGTCCCATCCAGCCATCCTCCTGCCCATCCGCCGCCCCCATCATCGCGCGCACCCGAGCGGAGGCGCACGATGAAACTGACCAGAGAGGAGTCCCAGGCCCTCGCGTTCATCGGGGGCATGATCCTGATCTCGGCGATCGCGCGATTCGCCGGCCGGCCCGGCCCGGTCGTGATCGAAGGCAACCAGGTCAGCATTGCGGAGCTGCAGGCGGGCAGCATGGCGCTGATGAGTCGTGCGAATGCGGCGGAGGCCGGGGCATCGCTCGGCTGGGTGAACGTGAACGTGGCGACCGAGGCAGAGATCGCGGCGATCCCGAAGGTCGGCCCCGCGGCGGCCGCGGCAATCGTGGCGGAGCGCGAGCGGCTCGGCGCACTGGAGCTCGACGACGTACGCGCCCTGCCGGGACTGAAAACGTCCGTCCTTGAGGCGATCGCCGACAACGGCAGCTTCGGCACGTGGGACGACCCCGGTCGAATGACGCCGCCGCCGGGTCGCGGCGCCCTCCAGGAGCCTGCGAAGAAGAGGACCGGACAGGGCACGACAACGCGCTCAACGAGCACGCAGCGACGGCCAACCGTCGTGACCGGCGGCAGGCGCTCCAGCGCGTCCACTGCGCCACCGGTCGTCGTTCGGCGCACGCCGACCAGTGCCGGCGGTCCCGCCGCGCAGCTGATCCCGGTGAACGAGGCGACTGCCGAGGAGCTGCAGCGGCTGCCGGGCGTCGGACCCGCACTGGCGGCCCGCATCCTCGCCCATCGCCAGGAGCACGGCCCGTTTCGGACACTGGAAGACCTGGATGCCGTGAGCGGCATCGGTCCCGCGCTGATCGAGCGAATCGGGCCGCTGGTGCGGTTCTGAGGGGTTGGGGCCGGCGGGGCCGTGAGGGCCGTC from Longimicrobiales bacterium includes these protein-coding regions:
- a CDS encoding M28 family peptidase, which produces MIETPWNTTSLRRHRGAMPRRPGRAEPVATGAAGEPFRRRAAHALCAVAVLILLLVTGACANGNEGSGQIAAADVPAFDADSAHALLRRQVEFGPRVPGTPGHAEQLQWMVEYLRERADSVIVQSFDQPIEGAEPLRLHNVFARFAPENPTRILLAAHWDTRPVSDQEDDEARQQLPVAGANDGASGVAVLLALADMFAAQPPPIGVDILLTDGEDFATEPGDYDNMYLGAKYFAANQPAGYAPLYGILVDLVGDTNPRFEMEGYSLQYAPEVVQRVWRMAEGIGYGNIFVRSSGMSVMDDHVPLNQGGIRTIDIIDMDYGPNNAYWHSQNDVVENTSSRGLGAVGDVIAALIYRGG
- a CDS encoding SRPBCC domain-containing protein, giving the protein MVDIIHRIGIDSPVEPVRQALSSIDGLAGWWTEDVSGDSAVGGRIEFVFRDHDAVKGRMVMEVQQPDGDAQVRWRCVEGPPEWVGTDITYRLTQEDGTTIVLFGHRNWREAVEFTSHCSMKWATFLLSLRAYVETGTGRPSPRDLKIDNWN
- a CDS encoding helix-hairpin-helix domain-containing protein, which codes for MKLTREESQALAFIGGMILISAIARFAGRPGPVVIEGNQVSIAELQAGSMALMSRANAAEAGASLGWVNVNVATEAEIAAIPKVGPAAAAAIVAERERLGALELDDVRALPGLKTSVLEAIADNGSFGTWDDPGRMTPPPGRGALQEPAKKRTGQGTTTRSTSTQRRPTVVTGGRRSSASTAPPVVVRRTPTSAGGPAAQLIPVNEATAEELQRLPGVGPALAARILAHRQEHGPFRTLEDLDAVSGIGPALIERIGPLVRF
- a CDS encoding helix-turn-helix domain-containing protein; protein product: MRKRKGGPRSHCPVNYGLEAFGDPWALLILRDIVFRGKRTYGEFLRAEEGWATNILASRLEHLVSVGILRRDPDESDGRRDIYSLTDKGLDVIPVILEMVLWSAKYDADSEARRIPRLIESIRSDNRATFEEVRERVRSGEGIVKYYVE